Proteins co-encoded in one Corynebacterium lujinxingii genomic window:
- a CDS encoding decaprenylphospho-beta-D-erythro-pentofuranosid-2-ulose 2-reductase, giving the protein MLNAVGQAQHILLLGGTSEIGLAIVDDLVSRGGNPTVTLCARKDSPRIDDAVAEVQRAGAGHVRLIDFDALDFASHPAVIDAAFEDGEVDVAVVAFGTLGDQEQLWQDQAAAVASAQTNFTAPMSVGVLLGQHMKRQGNGKIIALSSVAGQRVRRSNFVYGASKAGIDGFYLQLGEALKDNGVTVTVVRPGQVRTKMTKGLDEAPLTVNKEDVAEAAVDAALAGKSSVFVHKLFGPISMVLKAIPAPIMSKLNF; this is encoded by the coding sequence ATGCTTAACGCAGTAGGCCAAGCCCAGCACATCCTCCTCCTCGGCGGCACGAGCGAGATCGGTCTCGCTATTGTCGACGACCTCGTCTCCCGCGGCGGCAACCCCACCGTCACCCTGTGCGCGCGCAAGGACTCCCCGCGTATCGACGACGCCGTGGCCGAAGTCCAGCGCGCCGGCGCAGGACACGTGCGCCTGATCGACTTCGACGCGCTTGATTTCGCCTCCCACCCGGCTGTCATCGACGCCGCCTTCGAGGACGGCGAGGTCGACGTCGCGGTCGTGGCGTTCGGCACCCTGGGCGACCAGGAGCAGCTCTGGCAGGACCAAGCTGCCGCAGTCGCCTCCGCGCAGACCAACTTCACCGCCCCGATGTCTGTGGGCGTCTTGCTCGGCCAGCACATGAAACGCCAGGGCAACGGCAAGATCATCGCCCTGTCGTCCGTGGCGGGCCAGCGTGTGCGCCGCTCCAACTTCGTCTACGGCGCGTCCAAGGCCGGCATCGACGGCTTCTACCTGCAACTCGGCGAGGCCCTGAAGGACAACGGCGTGACCGTCACCGTCGTGCGCCCGGGCCAGGTGCGCACCAAGATGACCAAGGGCCTGGACGAGGCCCCACTGACCGTGAACAAGGAAGACGTCGCCGAGGCAGCTGTCGACGCCGCCCTGGCCGGCAAGTCCTCCGTGTTCGTGCACAAGCTCTTCGGCCCGATCTCGATGGTGCTGAAGGCCATCCCGGCGCCGATCATGAGCAAGCTGAACTTCTAG
- the wzm gene encoding galactan export ABC transporter permease subunit Wzm/RfbD — translation MTSPPGEDTPPSKSKTFSRAFDDLVRGWRQHELWLQLGWQDIKQRYKRSTLGPLWITIATGVMSLALGLLYSMLFQIDVADFLPHVTVGFIVWGFISGCIKDGANVFIENEGLIKQLPSALSVHVYRLVWRQLLFLAHNMVIWLILVLLFRIPLTLNTLLFVPGLALLVINGVWVAMFFGMVATRFRDVAPLLEALVQLLFYVTPIVWTTRTLKDQGGVVEKRAMLAEINPLFHYLEIVRAPLIDEPLAAYHWLIVLACTVVGVLITLVAMKRWRFRVPYWV, via the coding sequence ATGACCAGCCCGCCAGGTGAGGACACCCCGCCGTCGAAGTCCAAAACCTTCTCCCGCGCGTTCGACGACCTCGTCCGCGGGTGGCGGCAGCACGAACTCTGGCTCCAGCTCGGCTGGCAGGACATCAAGCAGCGGTACAAGCGCTCCACACTGGGCCCGCTCTGGATCACCATCGCCACCGGCGTGATGTCGCTGGCGCTCGGCCTGTTGTACTCCATGCTGTTCCAGATCGACGTCGCGGACTTCCTCCCGCACGTCACTGTCGGCTTCATCGTCTGGGGCTTCATCTCCGGCTGCATCAAGGACGGCGCGAACGTCTTCATCGAAAACGAAGGCCTGATCAAACAGCTCCCGTCCGCCCTATCGGTGCACGTCTACCGGCTCGTGTGGCGCCAACTGCTGTTTTTGGCCCACAACATGGTGATCTGGCTGATCCTTGTGCTGCTCTTTCGCATCCCGCTCACCCTCAACACACTGTTATTCGTCCCCGGGCTCGCGCTGCTGGTGATCAACGGCGTGTGGGTCGCGATGTTCTTCGGCATGGTCGCCACCCGCTTCCGCGACGTCGCCCCGCTGCTCGAAGCCCTCGTGCAACTCCTCTTCTACGTCACCCCCATCGTGTGGACGACGCGCACATTGAAAGACCAGGGTGGTGTCGTCGAGAAGCGCGCCATGCTCGCTGAGATCAACCCCCTGTTCCACTACCTGGAGATCGTCAGAGCCCCGCTTATCGACGAACCCCTCGCCGCCTACCACTGGCTCATCGTGCTCGCCTGCACCGTCGTCGGCGTGCTGATCACGCTGGTGGCCATGAAACGCTGGCGCTTCCGCGTGCCGTACTGGGTATAG
- the wzt gene encoding galactan export ABC transporter ATP-binding subunit Wzt/RfbE, whose product MVSIDTYNACVDFPIFDAKSRSLKKAMMSSAGGKIGQNASNTVVVEALRDINLHLREGDRVGLVGHNGAGKSTLLRLLSGIYEPTRGVADVRGRVAPVFDLGVGMDPEISGYENIIIRGLFLGQTRKQMKAKMDEIAEFSELGDYLSMPLRTYSTGMRVRLALGVVTSIEPEILLLDEGIGAVDAAFMTKARVRLAEMVERSGILVFASHSNDFLAQLCNTALWVDKGEIREAGLVSDVVRAYEGPEAGDYVDELVQRFHEEG is encoded by the coding sequence ATGGTATCCATCGACACCTACAACGCCTGCGTCGACTTCCCCATCTTCGACGCCAAATCCCGCTCCCTGAAAAAGGCCATGATGTCGTCCGCCGGTGGCAAAATCGGCCAGAACGCCTCCAACACCGTCGTCGTCGAGGCGCTTCGCGACATCAACCTGCATTTAAGGGAAGGTGACCGCGTCGGCCTCGTCGGCCACAACGGCGCCGGAAAATCCACCCTGCTGCGGCTGCTGTCCGGCATCTACGAACCGACCCGCGGTGTCGCCGACGTGCGCGGCCGCGTCGCCCCCGTCTTCGACCTCGGCGTGGGCATGGACCCGGAAATCTCCGGCTACGAAAACATCATCATCCGCGGCCTTTTCCTCGGCCAGACCCGCAAACAGATGAAGGCCAAAATGGACGAGATCGCCGAATTCTCCGAACTCGGCGACTACCTCAGCATGCCCCTGCGCACCTACTCCACCGGCATGCGAGTGAGGTTGGCCCTCGGCGTGGTCACCTCCATCGAGCCCGAGATTTTGCTTCTCGACGAAGGCATCGGCGCCGTCGACGCCGCCTTCATGACCAAAGCCCGCGTCCGGCTCGCCGAAATGGTGGAGCGCTCCGGCATCCTGGTCTTCGCCTCCCACTCCAACGACTTCCTGGCGCAGTTGTGCAACACCGCCCTATGGGTGGACAAGGGCGAAATCCGCGAGGCCGGCTTGGTTTCCGACGTCGTCCGCGCCTACGAGGGCCCCGAAGCCGGTGACTACGTCGACGAGTTGGTGCAGCGCTTCCACGAGGAGGGGTAG
- a CDS encoding GtrA family protein gives MKQQLVPFLLIGVGCAVLDFGITYTLDVPLDWQRDFAKAVGWVFGTIAAYVLNSKFSFNAKINAKKAGAVFVLYAVTFAVQMVLWRITDAPLTSLGLENPWKNLVSFVIAQGVATVTNFELQRHLIFRESKVVESLP, from the coding sequence TTGAAACAGCAGCTGGTGCCGTTCCTTTTGATCGGCGTCGGCTGCGCCGTGCTCGACTTCGGCATCACCTACACGCTGGACGTGCCGCTGGATTGGCAGCGCGACTTTGCCAAGGCCGTGGGCTGGGTCTTCGGCACCATCGCCGCGTACGTGCTCAACTCGAAGTTTTCCTTCAACGCCAAAATCAACGCGAAGAAGGCCGGCGCCGTGTTCGTGCTCTACGCCGTGACGTTCGCGGTGCAGATGGTGCTGTGGCGCATCACCGACGCGCCGCTGACCTCCCTGGGCCTGGAGAACCCGTGGAAGAATCTCGTGTCGTTTGTCATCGCCCAAGGTGTGGCCACGGTGACCAACTTCGAGCTGCAGCGCCACCTGATCTTCCGCGAATCTAAGGTCGTCGAAAGTCTTCCTTAG
- a CDS encoding ABC transporter ATP-binding protein has translation MLELRDITKSFPQQRVLEGISLTVGDGESAAIMGPSGSGKSTLLHCMSGVLVPDQGEVLFNGQDVAAMSDAERSRLRLEHFGFIFQDGQLLPELTATENVALPQIMRGVSRAEAHKDAVDMLTRLGLGAYVDRYPGQLSGGQGQRVAIARALAGPPSVVFADEPTAALDQATGHEVMQQIVAVCQKFGVTLVVVTHDPKIADWCSRRVEIRDGLIHSEVAR, from the coding sequence ATGCTTGAACTCAGAGACATCACAAAGTCATTCCCCCAGCAGCGGGTCCTCGAAGGCATCAGCCTGACGGTGGGCGACGGGGAATCCGCGGCCATCATGGGGCCTTCCGGCTCCGGTAAGTCGACCCTGCTGCACTGCATGTCCGGCGTGCTCGTCCCCGACCAGGGTGAAGTGTTGTTCAACGGCCAGGATGTGGCCGCAATGAGCGACGCCGAACGGTCGCGCCTGCGCCTCGAGCACTTCGGCTTCATCTTCCAGGACGGCCAACTGTTGCCCGAGCTGACCGCCACCGAAAACGTTGCCCTGCCGCAGATCATGCGCGGGGTGTCGCGGGCCGAGGCGCACAAGGATGCTGTGGACATGCTCACCCGGCTGGGCCTGGGCGCCTATGTGGACCGGTATCCGGGGCAGCTCTCCGGTGGCCAGGGACAGCGCGTGGCCATCGCGCGCGCCTTGGCCGGGCCGCCGTCTGTCGTGTTCGCCGACGAGCCAACCGCGGCGTTGGACCAGGCCACCGGCCACGAAGTCATGCAGCAGATCGTGGCCGTGTGCCAGAAGTTCGGTGTGACACTCGTGGTGGTCACGCACGACCCGAAGATCGCCGACTGGTGCAGCCGCCGCGTTGAAATCCGCGACGGCCTGATCCACTCGGAGGTGGCGCGATGA
- a CDS encoding aminotransferase class V-fold PLP-dependent enzyme, with protein MAFDVWGVRGLYTSLGGGWTYLNAHDHPQVPEKVAAAVSRSFRNAATVPPPEPVLGSHSRADVGTPEGAEYPKAARAAVADLAGVTPEQVVLGPSVPALYSALLIAMRPLLRHNSTMVLNPVDRPDLTRRLQRSGVEAKWAQADLATGDLPAWQYRDIADGSTRLVSVPAAHPELGNVVGVADIVEAVREKSRAWVLVDATAYAPYRPLDLEAWGADIAAVDIAQLGGPEVAALIFRDEAMFKRLDMEALDLQVSPGLAGAVPAAVEHYASLVKGATGRSSRRNRLKHSMGETTAYLNGLRDDLHTFLGTLPAVHIVGVTGEAAEDARVERIPRLAFGVNGVPSETVLQRLLANGIVATKTHECSLLDDMGVAEMGGAVTIAMSPFNTQNDIEQLVRTVASLA; from the coding sequence GTGGCGTTCGACGTTTGGGGGGTCCGTGGACTCTACACGTCGCTGGGTGGCGGCTGGACTTATCTGAACGCGCACGACCACCCGCAGGTGCCGGAGAAGGTGGCGGCGGCGGTGTCGCGCAGTTTCCGCAACGCCGCGACGGTGCCGCCGCCGGAGCCGGTGCTGGGGTCGCATTCGCGTGCGGATGTGGGCACACCGGAGGGTGCCGAGTACCCGAAGGCCGCGCGTGCGGCGGTCGCGGATTTGGCGGGGGTGACCCCGGAGCAGGTCGTGCTCGGCCCCAGCGTGCCGGCGCTGTACTCCGCGCTGCTGATCGCGATGCGTCCGCTGCTGCGCCACAATTCGACGATGGTGCTCAACCCGGTGGATCGGCCGGATCTGACGCGCCGGCTGCAGCGTTCCGGGGTGGAGGCGAAGTGGGCGCAGGCCGACCTGGCCACGGGGGATTTGCCGGCGTGGCAGTACCGCGATATCGCGGACGGCTCCACGCGTTTGGTGTCGGTGCCGGCCGCACATCCGGAGTTGGGCAACGTCGTGGGTGTTGCCGACATCGTCGAGGCGGTACGCGAGAAGTCCAGGGCTTGGGTGCTTGTCGACGCCACTGCGTACGCCCCATACCGCCCCCTGGATTTGGAGGCGTGGGGTGCGGATATCGCCGCAGTGGACATCGCCCAGTTGGGCGGGCCCGAGGTGGCGGCGCTGATCTTCCGCGACGAGGCCATGTTCAAGCGGCTCGACATGGAAGCGTTAGACCTGCAGGTCTCCCCAGGGCTGGCGGGTGCTGTGCCGGCTGCGGTAGAGCATTACGCGTCGCTTGTGAAGGGGGCGACGGGGCGGTCGTCGAGACGCAACCGCTTGAAGCACTCGATGGGCGAGACCACCGCGTATTTGAATGGGCTGCGCGATGACCTGCACACGTTTTTGGGCACGCTGCCTGCGGTGCACATCGTCGGCGTGACCGGCGAGGCCGCCGAGGACGCGCGTGTGGAACGCATCCCACGCCTGGCGTTCGGGGTGAACGGCGTGCCGTCGGAGACCGTGCTGCAGCGGCTGTTGGCCAACGGCATCGTGGCAACGAAAACACACGAGTGCTCGCTTCTCGACGACATGGGCGTCGCCGAAATGGGCGGCGCCGTCACCATCGCGATGTCGCCGTTTAACACCCAAAACGACATCGAGCAGCTGGTGCGCACGGTGGCGTCGCTGGCCTAG
- the glfT1 gene encoding galactofuranosyltransferase GlfT1: MTALNRTGTTAAVIVTHKRVDLLRHSLEKVVSQTHPVDWVIVVDNGNEDEVRLLVDDLANAKAVYLPSRTNLGGAGGFAYGFLHALALGADAIWCADDDGRPQDEHVLEELYRTAEQHQLAEVSPVVANINDPERLAFPLRQGTTWHRRVDELEGDFLPQYASLFNGALISAKAMERIGVPDYRLFIRGDEVEYHRRLAQSGMRYGTALTAFYLHPDGSDEFHPIMGGRAHAQFPDNETKRYFTYRNRGYIINQRGMKKMQLQEVVRFGWFFLVEKKDPKGFIQWLKLLRRGAKEDFRRP, translated from the coding sequence ATGACTGCCCTGAACCGCACTGGCACGACGGCCGCCGTGATTGTGACACATAAGCGCGTTGACCTGCTGCGACATTCGCTGGAGAAGGTTGTGTCGCAGACTCACCCGGTGGATTGGGTCATCGTGGTGGACAACGGCAACGAAGATGAGGTGCGTTTGCTTGTCGACGACCTCGCCAACGCCAAGGCCGTCTACCTGCCAAGCCGCACCAACCTGGGCGGGGCGGGCGGCTTCGCCTACGGCTTCCTCCACGCCCTGGCCTTGGGCGCCGACGCCATCTGGTGCGCAGATGACGACGGTCGGCCCCAGGACGAGCACGTGCTGGAGGAGCTGTACCGAACCGCAGAACAGCACCAGTTGGCGGAGGTGTCGCCGGTGGTGGCGAACATCAACGACCCGGAAAGGCTGGCCTTCCCACTCCGCCAAGGCACGACGTGGCACCGCCGCGTTGATGAATTGGAGGGCGATTTCCTGCCCCAGTACGCCAGCCTGTTTAACGGCGCGCTGATTTCCGCGAAGGCGATGGAGCGCATCGGCGTGCCGGATTACCGCCTGTTCATTCGTGGCGACGAGGTGGAGTACCACCGCCGCCTCGCCCAATCAGGAATGCGGTACGGCACGGCGCTGACCGCGTTTTACCTGCACCCGGATGGCTCGGACGAGTTCCACCCGATCATGGGCGGCCGGGCGCACGCGCAGTTTCCAGACAATGAAACGAAGCGGTATTTCACGTACCGCAACCGCGGATACATCATTAACCAGCGCGGCATGAAAAAGATGCAGTTGCAGGAGGTAGTCCGGTTTGGGTGGTTCTTCCTCGTGGAGAAGAAGGACCCGAAGGGCTTTATTCAGTGGCTGAAGTTGCTGCGCCGCGGGGCTAAGGAAGACTTTCGACGACCTTAG
- a CDS encoding FAD-binding oxidoreductase — protein MELTTKSLYGWGRTAPSTAQVLSTPDVDTIAEAVKRVADENADLPEHKRRGIIARGLGRSYGDPAQNGGGLVVDMNALNRIHSIDPDTGIVDVDAGVNLDQLMKAALPYGLWVPVLPGTRQVTIGGAIGPDIHGKNHHSAGSFGDHVLSMELLVADGRVLHLEPNGENSELFWATVGGMGLTGIILRARIQMTKTETAYFIADTDRTDTLDETIAAHSDGSEKNYTYSSAWFDAISAPPKTGRSTISRGSLATLDQLKEFAPKLAKDPLRFKAPQLMTVPDIFPSWTMNKYTLMAIGEAYYMMGSPARNQVLNLTQFYQPLDLIGEWNRGYGKAGFLQYQFVVPTDAVEPFKDIIYDIQSSGHYTALNVFKLFGEGNKAPLSYPMKGWNVCVDFPIRPGLNEFLDRLDDQVMEFGGRLYLAKESRTSAEKFHKMYPELPAWLKTRREIDPYGVFASDMSRRLELN, from the coding sequence ATGGAACTGACAACCAAATCCCTATACGGCTGGGGCCGCACCGCCCCCTCAACCGCACAGGTGCTCTCGACCCCCGACGTGGACACGATCGCTGAAGCGGTCAAGCGGGTGGCCGACGAGAATGCCGACCTGCCCGAGCACAAGCGCCGCGGCATCATCGCCCGCGGTTTGGGCCGCTCTTACGGTGACCCGGCACAAAACGGCGGCGGCTTGGTCGTCGACATGAACGCGCTCAACCGCATCCACTCCATCGACCCCGACACCGGCATCGTCGACGTCGACGCCGGAGTGAACCTCGACCAGCTGATGAAGGCCGCGCTGCCCTACGGCCTGTGGGTTCCGGTGCTGCCCGGCACCCGCCAGGTCACCATCGGCGGCGCGATCGGCCCGGACATCCACGGCAAGAACCACCACTCCGCCGGCTCGTTCGGCGACCACGTCCTGTCCATGGAGCTGTTGGTCGCGGACGGCCGCGTCCTGCACCTCGAGCCGAACGGCGAAAACTCTGAACTGTTCTGGGCCACCGTCGGCGGCATGGGCCTGACCGGCATCATCCTGCGCGCCCGCATCCAGATGACGAAGACGGAGACCGCCTACTTCATCGCGGACACCGACCGCACCGACACGCTCGACGAGACGATCGCGGCCCACTCCGACGGCTCCGAGAAGAACTACACCTACTCGTCCGCGTGGTTCGACGCGATCTCCGCCCCGCCGAAGACCGGCCGCTCCACGATCTCCCGCGGCTCGCTGGCCACCCTGGACCAGTTGAAGGAATTCGCGCCGAAGCTGGCGAAGGACCCGCTGCGCTTCAAGGCGCCGCAGCTGATGACCGTGCCGGACATCTTCCCGTCCTGGACCATGAACAAGTACACGCTCATGGCCATCGGCGAGGCCTACTACATGATGGGCTCCCCGGCCCGGAACCAGGTGCTCAACCTGACGCAGTTCTACCAGCCGCTGGATCTCATCGGCGAGTGGAACCGCGGCTACGGCAAAGCCGGCTTCCTGCAGTACCAGTTCGTCGTGCCCACCGATGCCGTGGAGCCGTTCAAGGACATCATTTACGACATCCAGTCCTCCGGCCACTACACCGCACTGAACGTGTTCAAGCTGTTCGGCGAGGGCAACAAGGCGCCGCTGTCCTACCCGATGAAGGGTTGGAACGTGTGCGTGGACTTCCCGATCCGCCCGGGCCTCAACGAGTTCCTCGACCGCCTCGACGACCAGGTCATGGAGTTCGGCGGTCGCCTCTACCTGGCCAAGGAATCCCGCACCTCGGCGGAGAAGTTCCACAAGATGTACCCGGAGCTGCCCGCCTGGCTGAAGACCCGCCGCGAGATCGACCCGTACGGCGTGTTCGCGTCCGACATGTCCCGCCGTCTGGAACTGAACTAA
- a CDS encoding NAD(P)H-quinone oxidoreductase yields MKAITLTDQDNPRSLALTEVETPQLQDGEVLVKVTAAGVNRADLVQAEGNYPPPKGESEIIGLECAGVIADPGTTGRKKGEEVGCLLAGGGYAEYVAVPEGQLTPVPKGLTLVETAGVVEAACTVWSNLGMVAGIQEGDNVLIHGGAGGIGSFAIQLCKALGCTVAVTASSQEKLDYCKELGADVLINYKEQDFAEELKSWADIILDVVGGPYLEQNIKALNTDGRLVVIAVQGGPKGTLSLGRMMPRRLSVHATTLRARPRPMKADIVESTVKHVWPLIESGQIKPNVTSMFPLADAAKAHDHLDSGDNTGKIVLTV; encoded by the coding sequence ATGAAAGCCATCACACTGACGGACCAGGACAACCCGCGATCGCTCGCGCTGACCGAGGTGGAGACGCCGCAACTGCAAGACGGCGAGGTGCTCGTGAAGGTCACCGCCGCCGGCGTGAACCGGGCCGACCTTGTGCAGGCGGAGGGCAACTACCCGCCACCGAAGGGCGAGTCCGAGATCATCGGCTTGGAGTGCGCCGGCGTCATCGCAGACCCCGGCACCACGGGCCGCAAAAAGGGCGAGGAGGTCGGCTGCCTGCTCGCCGGCGGCGGATACGCGGAGTACGTCGCGGTGCCGGAGGGACAACTCACGCCGGTCCCCAAGGGCCTGACCTTGGTGGAGACCGCCGGCGTGGTCGAGGCCGCGTGCACGGTGTGGTCCAACCTGGGCATGGTCGCAGGCATCCAGGAGGGCGACAACGTGCTCATCCACGGCGGCGCGGGCGGTATCGGCTCGTTTGCCATCCAACTGTGCAAGGCGCTCGGATGCACCGTCGCCGTCACTGCCAGCAGCCAGGAAAAACTGGACTACTGCAAGGAACTCGGCGCGGACGTCCTGATCAACTACAAGGAGCAGGACTTCGCCGAGGAGCTTAAAAGCTGGGCGGACATCATCCTCGACGTCGTCGGCGGGCCCTACCTGGAGCAGAACATCAAAGCACTGAACACCGACGGGCGTCTAGTGGTCATCGCGGTGCAGGGCGGGCCGAAGGGCACGCTGTCGCTGGGGCGGATGATGCCGCGGCGCCTGTCCGTGCACGCCACCACCCTGCGCGCCCGGCCGCGTCCGATGAAGGCGGACATTGTGGAATCCACGGTGAAGCACGTCTGGCCGCTCATCGAATCAGGCCAGATCAAACCGAACGTCACGTCGATGTTCCCGCTTGCCGACGCCGCCAAGGCCCACGACCACCTCGACTCCGGCGACAACACCGGGAAGATCGTCCTCACCGTCTAG
- a CDS encoding FtsX-like permease family protein — MSAVTLMRSAVSQTSEGRSQRQIGERWVRVLSLVAVTVATWMLCTLMGGTWMFVARNMHPHEALVEVDPISLAYVFLALFASVLLVPSLLGLLTQAARANLGGREEHLAVLRLIGATAGEVRGMMILESLRQAFVGLMLGSVLYVATCPAWSLLTFQEKRVGTWEMLTWWVIPAAWIVVLVLAACSVWLALRRVAVTPLGVTKKIPPKGQSWITLVLSVVGAVVLYRYLSSLTIAPEADALEFVVMLVVAGGILTVNALIAVGVIQLLARLSYRVPGAANYVATRRVGRGAKTTWKRVTALYFVAFIGGVGGWFSAVPEIEEAPALKMIAGDIPSGVAITVVFATVLMVSSTLLTQALSVVEQKQLTKSFYFIGAPASFHTKVAAREVGVPMLVVALLGFGMGSLMGTVMVFAHVNVMDKLVLFGTLVVVALIGCVLAVLGTGRLREKVLLGMGRAKD; from the coding sequence ATGAGTGCGGTGACGTTGATGCGGTCGGCGGTGTCGCAGACAAGCGAAGGGCGCTCGCAACGGCAGATCGGCGAGCGCTGGGTACGTGTGCTATCGCTGGTCGCGGTGACGGTGGCGACGTGGATGCTGTGCACCCTCATGGGCGGCACCTGGATGTTCGTTGCGCGCAACATGCACCCGCACGAAGCGCTCGTGGAGGTCGATCCGATCTCACTGGCGTACGTGTTCCTTGCCTTGTTCGCCAGTGTGCTGCTCGTGCCGAGCCTGTTAGGGCTGCTCACCCAAGCCGCGCGGGCGAACCTGGGCGGGCGCGAGGAGCACCTGGCGGTGCTTCGCCTCATCGGCGCGACCGCCGGCGAGGTGCGAGGGATGATGATCCTGGAATCGCTGCGCCAGGCGTTTGTCGGGTTGATGCTGGGCTCGGTGCTGTACGTGGCCACGTGCCCGGCGTGGAGTTTGCTGACGTTCCAGGAAAAGCGTGTCGGCACCTGGGAAATGCTCACCTGGTGGGTCATCCCCGCCGCGTGGATCGTGGTGTTGGTCTTGGCCGCGTGCTCCGTGTGGCTCGCGTTGCGACGCGTCGCCGTGACCCCACTCGGCGTGACCAAAAAGATCCCGCCAAAGGGGCAAAGCTGGATCACGCTGGTGTTGTCAGTGGTTGGTGCGGTGGTGCTGTACCGCTACCTGAGTTCGCTGACCATCGCGCCGGAGGCAGACGCGTTGGAATTCGTGGTGATGCTGGTCGTCGCCGGCGGCATTCTCACCGTCAACGCACTGATCGCGGTCGGTGTGATCCAGCTGCTTGCGCGGCTGAGCTACCGGGTGCCCGGGGCTGCCAACTACGTGGCCACGCGCCGGGTAGGCCGCGGCGCCAAAACCACCTGGAAGCGCGTGACCGCGCTCTATTTCGTGGCGTTCATCGGCGGTGTTGGCGGCTGGTTCTCAGCGGTACCTGAAATTGAAGAAGCCCCTGCCCTGAAGATGATCGCGGGTGATATCCCCTCCGGTGTGGCTATCACCGTGGTCTTCGCGACGGTGCTGATGGTGTCGTCCACGCTGCTCACCCAGGCGCTGAGTGTGGTGGAGCAAAAGCAGCTGACCAAGTCGTTCTACTTCATCGGGGCGCCCGCGTCCTTCCACACCAAGGTGGCTGCCCGTGAGGTTGGGGTGCCCATGCTGGTGGTGGCGCTGCTCGGGTTCGGCATGGGCAGTCTGATGGGCACCGTCATGGTCTTTGCACATGTCAATGTGATGGACAAGTTAGTGCTGTTTGGCACGCTCGTTGTGGTGGCGCTGATCGGTTGCGTCCTGGCGGTGCTGGGGACCGGGCGGTTGCGCGAGAAGGTGCTGCTCGGGATGGGCCGCGCGAAGGACTAG